In the Puntigrus tetrazona isolate hp1 chromosome 9, ASM1883169v1, whole genome shotgun sequence genome, one interval contains:
- the mpc2b gene encoding mitochondrial pyruvate carrier 2b, with amino-acid sequence MAMVGLRASYHRILDRIEHMLPAKLRPFYNHPAGPKTVFFWAPMFKWGLVIAGLADLTRPADKLSTSQSAVLTATGLIWSRYSLVIIPKNWNLFAVNFFVGGAGGSQLYRIWMYKREQKAEEKEAQA; translated from the exons ATGGCTATGGTGGGGCTGAGAGCATCTTACCACAGAATCCTCGACAGGATCGAGCATATGCTGCCGGCTAAACTGAGACCTTTTTATAACCACCCTGCAG GTCCAAAGACTGTTTTCTTCTGGGCACCAATGTTTAAATGG GGTCTGGTCATAGCTGGCTTAGCAGACTTGACACGTCCAGCAGATAAACTCAGTACCTCCCAGTCTGCTGTGCTGACAGCCACAG GTCTCATTTGGTCCAGGTATTCCCTGGTTATCATACCCAAGAACTGGAATCTCTTTGCTGTAAACTTCTTTGTCGGAGGTGCAGGAGGATCACAGCTCTACAGAATATGGAT GTATAAACGGGAACAGAAGGCGGAGGAGAAAGAAGCTCAGGCTTGA